In Methanothermobacter tenebrarum, the sequence TGGGATTGTAAAGGAGTTCCAAGAGGTTACAGACGATCCAATAGTAGATATAATAGAGGACACCATCAACCTACTTAGGGAAGAAGGCTATAACGTGGTTGAACTCCCCTTCAAATATATTGACCTTTGCCTGCCAACCTACTATCTTATAAACTATGTGGAATTCTTTTCAGCAACAAGAAAATATGATGGGAGAAAATACGGTTATAAGATTGAAGATGTCTGCGGCGAAGAAGTTCTAAGGAGAATACAAATCGGATCATATATAAGCCAGAAAGAATTCTCCGGCAAATATTATAGACGAGCCCTCCAAGCACGCTCCCTTATAAGAAAAGAAATAGAAAAAGTCCTCAAAAATGTGGATATCATACTAGGACCCACAGTCCCAAAACTACCACACAAGATTGGAACAACCCTCAAACCAATGGAAATGTACTCCTACGACATTTTAACCGTCATAGCTAACCTAGCAGGCATACCAGCTGCTAGCATGAAAATAGGTAAAGTTAAAGGGATCCCCATAGGTTTACAATTACAAGCCAAACCACTGGAAGACTGGAAGATCATGAAAGCCATGCTAGAGATTGAATCAATACTCAAAGGACGAGGATGATGAGGATAGGATTAGCATACTTGAAAGGTTCAGTACCAGCATTTGAAGATTTCGGCAACCTACCAACTGACATCGTCAAAGAAAACGGCCTAGTCAAAGGCGAACCAGCCCACAAAATACTAGATGGTCTGATAATCCCAGGCGGTAGCATAATAGAATCCGGTTCCATAAGCTCTGATTTTGCCCGTGAAGTCAAAAAAATCTCAAAAGACGGTTTCATAATAGGTATATGCTCAGGTTTCCAAGTGCTAGGAGACAAAACCGACATAGGTCGTAAATCGCCCTGCCCCATTGAAAAAGAGGGACTAGGACTACTAAATGTAAAATTTAAGCCCATGATCAGCAATGACAGAGTTGAAGCCCCTGTCGTAGGAGAATCATTCCTAACCAAGGGAATGATAGGCACCATTATAAGAGGATTCCACTGTCACACATACGGATCCATAGAAAGCGAAGAAAAACCAATATTCTATTCTAGAATAAAAAGGAGCGACTATAAGAACAGGCCACGCGAAATCCTCGCAGGAGTCTGTAATGATGAAGGCAACGTTGTCGGCACTCTAATTCACGCCTGCCTCGACTACAATCCTAAACTCGTCAACAATGTCTTAGAATTCTTAGATGCAAATGAAAAAGACAAAAAAAGGATAAAAGAACTTAACAGGACCCTTGTTAGGAAAATAAAATCCGAATTAGCCATTAACACCAAAATTAAAATCCCAGATAAAAAAACATCAAGTATAGGGGATTATCCCTTAATGTTAATGATAGCAAGTACAGGATCCGGTTCAGGTAAAACCTTCATATCAACCGGCCTAGCAGGCGCACTAAGGAAAAAAGGAATTAAAGTTGGCATCCTAAAAGTAGGACCAGACATCAGAGACATCGTACCCCCACTATATCTAATCAAAGAAAAAATGGAAGAATATTCATCAATAAAAATAGCCGACCTAGGTTGGATGGACCTTAAAGAAGTTATCGAAAAACTAAAAAATTCCCCCTATGAAATAGTAATCGTGGAAGGAGTCATGAGCAGTATAACAGGACTCCTTAATGATAAAATACCCTACTCATCTACAGAAATCGCCCTCGCCGGGAATATACCAGTCATCTTAGTCGCAAACTGCAGCAAAGGGGGTATAGAATCTGCAGCGGTCAACGTAGTGGCACATGGAAATCTAATGAAAAATCTGGGCGTTAAAATAGGGGGAGTCATCCTGAATCGTGTCTATGATGAATTAATCTTCAACAAAGTTGCAAATTTCATCAAAAATACTCTAAATTGCGAATTCATTGGACAGATCCCAAAAATTGACA encodes:
- a CDS encoding AAA family ATPase, yielding MMRIGLAYLKGSVPAFEDFGNLPTDIVKENGLVKGEPAHKILDGLIIPGGSIIESGSISSDFAREVKKISKDGFIIGICSGFQVLGDKTDIGRKSPCPIEKEGLGLLNVKFKPMISNDRVEAPVVGESFLTKGMIGTIIRGFHCHTYGSIESEEKPIFYSRIKRSDYKNRPREILAGVCNDEGNVVGTLIHACLDYNPKLVNNVLEFLDANEKDKKRIKELNRTLVRKIKSELAINTKIKIPDKKTSSIGDYPLMLMIASTGSGSGKTFISTGLAGALRKKGIKVGILKVGPDIRDIVPPLYLIKEKMEEYSSIKIADLGWMDLKEVIEKLKNSPYEIVIVEGVMSSITGLLNDKIPYSSTEIALAGNIPVILVANCSKGGIESAAVNVVAHGNLMKNLGVKIGGVILNRVYDELIFNKVANFIKNTLNCEFIGQIPKIDIKKRGGTPEIEIKLEDFCITALKTVEENLNLSQILSIARKPSFKGYTPIKTIKEKFNLPKFK